One Algoriphagus sp. Y33 genomic window, TTCTCTATCCAATCCACTCCCGTATCTTTCCAAGCACGCTCATTGGCAGAATTGATTACAGCTTCACAAACTTTCTGAGTCTCAAAAGCATCTCTGAAAGTAGGATGACAAGCCTCACCTGTCTCCAAACTATGGAAGAAATCAGCTACCTGATGAATGAAGGAATGCTCATAGCCGATGGAAGTTCCCGGAATCCACCATCTGTCCATATACGGATGATCCCCGTCTGTCACGTGAATAGATCTCCAGCCGCGGACTTGACCTTCATCATTGTGATCGAAGTACTCCAGACGTGTCAAATCATGTAAATCCCAGCGAATCGAAGCATGCTCTCCATTGATCTCAAAGGTATAAAGTGCCTTATGCCCTCTTGCGTATCGAGTCGCTTCAAATAAGCCCAAAGAGCCGTTATCAAAGTGGCAATGGAATACACAGGCATCGTCGATAGTTACTTTTTTCTTTTCACCTGTGCCCTGATGAACGCGCTCTTTGATAAATGTCTCCGTCATGGCCGAGACATCTTTGATGCCACCGTTCAGCCACATAGCGGTATCGATACAATGCGCCAGCAAATCTCCGGTCACACCTGAGCCTGCAGCATCAGCATCCAGCCTCCACAGTGCATCACCTCCTTGAGGCAATTCCGGACTAATTGTCCAATCCTGGAGAAAATTTGCACGGTAATGAAAAATCTTGCCCAGCTTCCCCGAAGTTACGATTTGCTTCGCCAAAGTCACTGCGGGCACTCTTCTGTAATTATACCAAACAGTATTTTTTACTCCTGCTTTTTCCACTGCCTTCACCATACCTTCAGCTTCCGCAACTGTTCTTGCCAAAGGCTTTTCACATAGAATCATTTTACCCGCTTCAGCAGCTGCTATCGCAATTTCCGAATGAGTATCGTTTGGAGTACAGATATCCACTGCATCTATGTCGTCTCTTTTCAGTAGTTCTCTCCAATCTGTCTCCACAGATTTGTAGCCCCACTGATCTGCGAAAGCCTGCGCTTTATCGGCTCTTCTGGAGCAGCATGCCTGCAACACCGGAACATATTCGTACTCCGGAAAAAAATCAGGCACTCTTTTGTAACCATTGGTATGTATTCGGCCCATCAATCCTGTACCGATGAGACCTATTCTTATATGTTTTTTTTCTTTCATTCTACTTTGAATTTGAATCCCGATAGTTATCGGGACAAGAGTTGAAAATTTAAATTTTCGTCATTGCGATCTGCCACAGGCGGAGAAGCAATCTTAATTAAATTAGAGACTGCTTCACATCATTCCTTCGCTCGCAGCAACGTGAAAACCACTATTACCATCCATGGGCATTCCTTACTTTCACGAGTGCAGCAAGGATATCATTCCAGGTTTGTTGGTTGTTCATGACCTCATTGGGGAACATGCATCCATCCCAGCAAATATGCTTGAACGCTTTGGTCAGCTCACCTTTTTCATCCCGAAGCCAATAACCTGCATCATGCGTGATATCCAAGACTCCGTTGGGATCAGTCGCTTGGCAGTGTCTACCCGTCTTATCGTGAGAACCGGAACCGAAGACTGAGCCGTCATTTTGTGCTACATGGAAGTCAATCGTCCAAGGGCGAAGCGCATCTGTCACCGTTTTCAGTGCAGCTTTGACAGCCTCACGGTCTTTAAGATCTGCGTCTTTCGGGAGTATTCTATGCTCTGGCGCATTATACCCCATGGTATAAAGAAAGGTATGGGACATATCTGCCTGGAAGCCAATATTCGGCCTATCCACCAGCTCCAGTAACTCCACCATATGCTTCCAACTGTGCATGGCTCCCCAGCAGATTTCACCTTCCGCTGCCAATTTCTCTCCATATCCTGCTGCCACATCACAGGCCTCACGGAACGTATCTGCAATGATTTTTGTGTTTCCTAAAGGGTCTTTTGCCCAGTCTTCCACTCCGGCAGCAGAGTCTATCCTGACTACGCCATAGTGGCGAACGCCAAGATCATTAAGCTGCTTGCCAAATTCGCATGCCTTTCTAACCATTTCTACAAAAGTTTTCCGCTGATCCGCGGAGCCCATCGCTGATCCAGCCCAGATCGGAGCAACAAAAGAACCTGCTACAAGGTTATGTTTCTGAAGTTTTTCTGCCAAAATCTTAGTCTCATCCGGATCATTGAGTGTGAAGTGGGGCTCAAGCAAGCCTAGATCAAGACCGTCAAATTTCACTCCGTCCACTTCAGCTGCTGCAGTCATCGCCAGAAGGGAATCAAATGGAATTACAGGCTCAGAATCGGCTCCTTTGCCTACTATCCCAGGCCAAGTGGCATTATGTAGTTTTGGATAGTTATTAGAACTCATGATATTATGGGTTAATAGTTATTAAAGTGTGAAGGAGGAAGACCGAAGACAGAACCTCAAACTCACCTACTTCGGTATTCAGCATTGGATATTCTTAATTACTTCTTTTGTCTTGATTCGTGTGTCTTTTATCTAGCATCTAAAATCACTCCCACACTTTCAGATCAGGGTTATCCGGACCAAAGTGCTTCAGCATCACGATAGGATCGGTTTTGGAATGATTCGTGATTTTCACACCAGCTTTCGCAGCTTTCTCACTGACAAAATACTCATCATGTGTCAGCTGACCAAAGCGGATCAACGCAGGTGTCTCTATATCCCACTCATTCATTTTACCATATCCCTGCATCATGATCATTCCGTAGGCGGCAGCATCTTTGATCGTCACTGTCTGGCCTGGATAGACCGTCAACTCCTTTGCGCTGTAGTCATGGGATCTATAGCAGATCCAGCTGTCATGATATCCCACTGCGTGCATTTCTTCTTCATTTTGCACAGGAATCGGCTCCATAAAACGGGTTTCCAAAAGATTAGGATTGACATTCAGTTCCCAATCAATCATCTCAACCAATAAGTCGTAATCCCCTACTCTATCCTTTGGAGTGGCATTCCAGAGCAATTCATCAGGAATAATCGCCTCATTTACAAGAGACTGATACATCGCAAAAATATCCGATGCCTTCTGCGGCTCGTAGGTACAAAGTGAGCCTGGAGCATGGAGCATCCCCGGAGGCACATCCCAACCGGTTCCCGGCTGAAGCTTAAATGCCTGCGAATAATTAGTGATCTTGTTATCGCCTTTATTAAAGTTCATCAGGCATTCTTTGATCTGTTCTTTGGTCGTTCCCGGAGCTATTCCGAAGAATGTGTACGGAAAATCTCCACCGTGATTGTTCAATTGCGGAGGATAATAATACGCTTCAGGTTTGCCATTCTGACCGGTCAGTTTTCCATATTCATCGCTTGGGTGAATGTGGTGTGGAAGCGGCCCCATATTGTCAAAAAACTTGGAGTACATAGGCCAGGACTTGTACTTGTCCCAGAGCCGACCTCCGATGATTTCTCCACCCAGCTCATCAATCGCGTCTTTCAAAAGAAAAAGCTCCGTCTTGCTCCCATCTTCATAGGCAATATGGCTCAGTCCTTCATTTTTGCTTGTGAGGGGGCCATTTTCGGCAGGCGTAGTCGATGAAAACCAACGTTCATCTATGCCTCCGCGGTTGCCCCCCAGACAATAATAATCATCAGGATGAAGTTTAATTCTTCTTCCCGGTACACAGAACGAACGAGGTACCCAGGTTGGTGTTAATCTTAAAATTCCTTCTCCCTGCTCTAGGGCTTTTTTTGCTAAACTCATGGGTTTATTGATTATTTTGAGATTTGAGATTTCTAACTTGAGATTAAATTGGAAAATTGAAAGATTGGAAAATTATTTCAGCTTCTCTATAGTCACAATTCCCCATTCCTAAATTTACATTTTAAATTCCTTGACTGCTTCCCTTGTGAGAACTTCCAGTTTGATTTCATAAGTTCTGCTTTCTGCCGGCTTCAATAAAATCAAAGTTCCATTTTTACGCGCAGCAGCCTGACCTATCGGTGGATTGGTAGCCGGTTCGAGCGCGGTGACATATTCATTTTTGCCCCAGTGTTGCCAGTTGATTAACCATGGCATCTGTTTTTTGGAAAATGAAATACTGAGCCCAAGCTCAAGTCGGTCATTCATATAACCACAAGTAACTTGCTCATTCTCTCCCGCTTTTGGGTCTATGAAAGCCACATCTTCTCCAAATGAAGTGTGTTCATCCAATGGCCCTGCACATCTTGTGAATTTGTACTCTTTGTTGAAAGATGAAAGTGTAGCATCAGCTTCCCTTGGCTGTATTTCACCTTTCCACACTATTCTCGTTCCTTCATCTATTAGCGGCCAACCACAATTGACATGATAGAGTACCATGTGCGGTGCGGGAGAATTTCCCCGATTGCTCACCTCGTCTTTGATGCGGATAGCAGTATTTCCAATAGTGCCTGAGATTGTTCTTTTCAGTTCCAGACTTGGCCCAAACGTCGTTGTCTCACGAATTACACCTACAATTTCAAAATCTAAGTTTCCGGAATATATATCAGGCTGCTTGACAGAAATCAGTTCCGCAGGAGTATTGCTATAATTCCCATGCAAACCACGACTCCCATTTTCATCCTCATTGGGTGGACCCATCGAAGAAATCCCGCAGGTGGTCAACAGTCCTCCTCCGAAAGTACGCAGCCAATCTATTCCCTGATTGGAAAAAGGCTGCGCAGCCACATGACCTGCATTGCTAATCCAAGCCAAGCTATGCTCATTGTGAAATGCATCCAAAATATCCATTCCGCGGTCCAAAACGACTTTAAACCGAAGTCCGGTGCCTGTATTAATCCAAGCGATGCGGGTACCGCGACCTGAGCCATTATCAAGTATAGATGTTTCTATTCCGCCAAGCTGGTGGAAATTGGATAATTTATCTTTCCAATTGGATGGATCTGATAGGTTCATTCTGAAGTTTTGAACTAGTCTGTAATCTATTAAAAAGGGCTCCTGACACTGTCCTGCCCTATATGGGTTGGAAGTAAAAGCCCGGGAATAAGTTATAAAATCCGGGTGTTGGAACTTTGCCGCTGATCAAAAAATATCTTACGATCAGGAAATTACACTTTTTCAAATGAGCGGGATTCATCTCGATTAAATGCAGTCGGGGGGACTGCAGCAAAGTAAGTCCAAGTCTGAAGACTTCAACTAGGGCACAAAATTGGTTCAATTCTCCTGTCCTGGACCTAGATCATTGCAGTCTTCAGAATGCCCTATTTTCTTAATAATTGTCAAAAGTCAACTCTCTTTAAGAGCATCTTAAGATCAAAACATTCACACTTTTCTAAAATAAGCAGGATTCTTCTTAGTTAAATGCAGTTGGAAGACTGCAACAAAGTAAGTCCAAGTCTGAAGACTTGAACTAGGGTGCGAAATTGGTTCAAGTCTCATGACTTGGACCTAGATCATTGCAGTCTTCAGACTGCCTTATTTTTCTCCTAATTTGGCAAAAGTCAACTCTCTTTAAGAGTTAAGAGCATCTTAAAATCCGAACATTTACACTTTTCTAAAATGAGCAGGATTCTTCTTAATTAAATGCAGTCAGGAGACTGCAGCAAAGTAAGTCCAAGTCTGAAGACTTGAACTAGGGTGCGAAATTGGTTCAAGTCTCATGACTTGGACCTAGATCATTGCAGTCTTCAGACTACCTTATTTTTCTCCTAATTTGGCAAAAGTCAACTCTCTTTAAGAGTTAAGAGCATCTTAAAATCCGAACATTTACACTTTTCTAAAATGAGCAGGATTCTTCTTAATTAAATGCAATCGGGAGACTGCAGCAAAATAAGTCCAAGTCTGAAGACTTGAACTAGGGCACGCAATTGGTTCAAGTCTCCCGACTTGGACCCATATCATTGCAGTCTTCAGAATGCCCTATTTTCTTAATAATTGTCAAAAGTCAACTCTCTTTAAGAGCATCTTAAGATCAAAACATTCACACTTTTCTAAAATAAGCAGGATTCTTCTTAGTTAAATGCAGTTGGAAGACTGCAACAAAGTAAGTCCAAGTCTGAAGACTTGAACTAGGGTGCGAAATTGGTTCAAGTCTCATGACTTGGACCTAGATCATTGCAGTCTTCAGACTGCCTTATTTTTCTCCTAATTTGGCAAAAGTCAACTCTCTTTAAGAGTTAAGAGCATCTTAAAATCCGAACATTTACACTTTTCTAAAATGAGCAGGATTCTTCTTAATTAAATGCAGTCGGGAGACTGCAGCAAAGTAAGTCCAAGTCTGAAGACTTGAACTAGGGTGCGAAATTGGTTCAAGTCTCATGACTTGGACCTAGATCATTGCAGTCTTCAGACTACCTTATTTTTCTCCTAATTTGGCAAAAGTCAACTCTCTTTAAGAGTTAAGAGCATCTTAAAATCCGAACATTTACACTTTTCTAAAATGAGCAGGATTCTTCTTAATTAAATGCAATCGGGAGACTGCAGCAAAATAAGTCCAAGTCTGAAGACTTGAACTAGGGCACGCAATTGGTTCAAGTCTCCCGACTTGGACCCATATCATTGCAGTCTTCAGAATGCCCTATTTTCTTAATAATTGTCAAAAGTCAACTCTCTTTAAGAGCATCTTAAGATCAAAACATTCACACTTTTCTAAAATAAGCAGGATTCTTCTTAGTTAAATGCAGTTGGAAGACTGCAACAAAGTAAGTCCAAGTCTGAAGACTTGAACTAGGGTGCGAAATTGGTTCAAGTCTCATGACTTGGACCTAGATCATTGCAGTCTTCAGACTGCCTTATTTTTCTCCTAATTTGGCAAAAGTCAACTCTCTTTAAGAGTTAAGAGCATCTTAAAATCCGAACATTTACACTTTTCTAAAATGAGCAGGATTCTTCTTAATTAAATGCAGTCGGGAGACTGCAGCAAAGTAAGTCCAAGTCTGAAGACTTGAACTAGGGTGCGAAAGTAGTTTAACTCAAAAAACCTTCGAGATTTCGGAAACCTCGAAGCTTAGTAGTTGGGAGCCAGGGCACTAGAACCCAACCCAAAGCTACTCTTCCTCTGCCTCTTGAAAAACGGTTACTTCCGCATCAAATTCTGCCTCCACAAACTCATCCCTCGCTATCCAGTATTCTGAAGTGATCAATCTGTACTGATTTTCACCCAAATTGCTTAACTCCCAAATTATCGAATCTGCTTCTTCAAACTTGACTTTACCCAGGAGATGATCTGCAAATAGCCGCTTGATCAAATTGCTATCATTTAAAGTAAACTGCAAAGCTTTAAGCACAATTTCCTTGCTGACCTCTTCTGCAGCGGCATCGACACTGCTGATTTCAAATTCAGCAATTGTGGCTTTTGCATTTGGGAATTTGCCATTGTAGGCCTTGTGCAATAACTGATTGATATTGAAAAGCTGGTGATGGAGGCTAATGACAGGGTACTCCTCGGAGATCTTGTCCAATAGCATATCATGGGAAATCTGCTCAATCTGACCTTCATTGAGTTTATCCGAAAGTCTATAATCAAGCAGGATTGCTGCAGCTTCAGCCGGTTCGAAATCAGAAATCGCCATAGTAAGAAGCTCTCTCAACTCAGCCGGGTTGGATTTTGCAGCATCTGGAAAACCAAAACGATCAAGCAATGCTATTAAATCTTGGTTGCTCCAACTTTCCAGCAATTCATCTACGGTGTTGACTTTGTTGATAATGATATGGTAATTCATAATTAGTGGTTTTAGTTTTTATAGAATTGTGTAGCTATTTGCTAACAAAGAGCCTGTAGGAAAAAGCTCCGCTAGCTTACCGTACTCTTGATTTTATAACGGACATTCTACAATTAGCGTTCGAGCAAGGAAGTATTAAGAACACAACCTAAAGCTTAGAATCACAAAAAGGCTT contains:
- a CDS encoding sugar phosphate isomerase/epimerase — translated: MSSNNYPKLHNATWPGIVGKGADSEPVIPFDSLLAMTAAAEVDGVKFDGLDLGLLEPHFTLNDPDETKILAEKLQKHNLVAGSFVAPIWAGSAMGSADQRKTFVEMVRKACEFGKQLNDLGVRHYGVVRIDSAAGVEDWAKDPLGNTKIIADTFREACDVAAGYGEKLAAEGEICWGAMHSWKHMVELLELVDRPNIGFQADMSHTFLYTMGYNAPEHRILPKDADLKDREAVKAALKTVTDALRPWTIDFHVAQNDGSVFGSGSHDKTGRHCQATDPNGVLDITHDAGYWLRDEKGELTKAFKHICWDGCMFPNEVMNNQQTWNDILAALVKVRNAHGW
- a CDS encoding Gfo/Idh/MocA family protein, whose product is MKEKKHIRIGLIGTGLMGRIHTNGYKRVPDFFPEYEYVPVLQACCSRRADKAQAFADQWGYKSVETDWRELLKRDDIDAVDICTPNDTHSEIAIAAAEAGKMILCEKPLARTVAEAEGMVKAVEKAGVKNTVWYNYRRVPAVTLAKQIVTSGKLGKIFHYRANFLQDWTISPELPQGGDALWRLDADAAGSGVTGDLLAHCIDTAMWLNGGIKDVSAMTETFIKERVHQGTGEKKKVTIDDACVFHCHFDNGSLGLFEATRYARGHKALYTFEINGEHASIRWDLHDLTRLEYFDHNDEGQVRGWRSIHVTDGDHPYMDRWWIPGTSIGYEHSFIHQVADFFHSLETGEACHPTFRDAFETQKVCEAVINSANERAWKDTGVDWIEKV
- a CDS encoding aldose 1-epimerase family protein produces the protein MNLSDPSNWKDKLSNFHQLGGIETSILDNGSGRGTRIAWINTGTGLRFKVVLDRGMDILDAFHNEHSLAWISNAGHVAAQPFSNQGIDWLRTFGGGLLTTCGISSMGPPNEDENGSRGLHGNYSNTPAELISVKQPDIYSGNLDFEIVGVIRETTTFGPSLELKRTISGTIGNTAIRIKDEVSNRGNSPAPHMVLYHVNCGWPLIDEGTRIVWKGEIQPREADATLSSFNKEYKFTRCAGPLDEHTSFGEDVAFIDPKAGENEQVTCGYMNDRLELGLSISFSKKQMPWLINWQHWGKNEYVTALEPATNPPIGQAAARKNGTLILLKPAESRTYEIKLEVLTREAVKEFKM